The proteins below are encoded in one region of Amycolatopsis magusensis:
- a CDS encoding 1-phosphofructokinase family hexose kinase → MRPQRRVTVFAPSPQLTVTIEELDGIPEMHLHAGGQGVWQARMIVSLGVPAVLCAALGGETGNLLKHLIPDEGIELVAQEAHSRNGGYVHDRRDDKREPVVEAPGEPLSRHELDGLYEKTLVEGLRSKTVTLSGPSTGQPVPADMYRRLATDLRANGCLLVVDLSGELLEATIEGKPQFIKVSHEELLDDGRASSDDPPALIAGMKELSRQAGDASVVISRAADPALALLEGELYEIEAPPLHPMDSRGAGDSMTAAVAASLTEGASLLDAVRLGAAAGALNVTRRGLATGGGDSVRAVSDRVELRRITSEGEAA, encoded by the coding sequence GTGAGACCACAGCGACGCGTCACGGTGTTCGCCCCGTCACCGCAGTTGACGGTGACCATCGAGGAACTGGACGGCATCCCCGAGATGCACCTGCACGCCGGCGGGCAGGGGGTGTGGCAGGCCCGCATGATCGTCTCGCTCGGCGTGCCCGCGGTGCTCTGCGCGGCGCTCGGCGGGGAGACCGGGAACCTGCTCAAGCACCTCATCCCCGACGAGGGCATCGAACTGGTGGCCCAGGAAGCGCACTCCCGCAACGGCGGTTACGTGCACGACCGGCGCGACGACAAGCGCGAGCCGGTGGTCGAGGCCCCCGGTGAACCGCTTTCGCGGCACGAACTCGACGGCCTCTACGAAAAGACGCTGGTAGAAGGGTTGCGGTCGAAGACGGTCACGCTCAGTGGCCCGTCCACCGGCCAGCCGGTCCCCGCCGACATGTACCGCAGGCTGGCGACCGATCTGCGGGCGAACGGCTGCCTGCTGGTGGTCGACCTTTCCGGTGAGCTGCTGGAGGCCACGATCGAGGGCAAACCGCAGTTCATCAAGGTCAGCCACGAGGAGTTGCTGGACGACGGGCGCGCGAGCAGCGACGACCCGCCCGCGCTGATCGCCGGGATGAAGGAACTGAGCAGGCAGGCAGGCGACGCGTCCGTGGTCATCTCGCGGGCCGCCGACCCGGCGCTCGCGCTGCTCGAAGGCGAACTGTACGAAATCGAAGCACCGCCGCTGCACCCGATGGACTCCCGTGGCGCGGGCGACTCGATGACCGCCGCCGTCGCCGCCTCGCTCACCGAGGGGGCTTCGCTGCTGGACGCGGTACGTCTCGGCGCCGCCGCCGGGGCGCTGAACGTGACCCGGCGCGGGCTCGCCACCGGTGGCGGGGACAGCGTCCGCGCGGTCTCCGACCGGGTGGAGCTGCGGCGGATCACCTCGGAGGGCGAAGCGGCATGA